From Zavarzinella sp., one genomic window encodes:
- a CDS encoding GTP-binding protein, protein MAVIAHVDHGKTTMVDQMLRQSGQFRSEELDKLVGGQHGLIMDSNDLERERGITILGKNIAIRLGNIKVNLMDTPGHADFGGEVERILLMADGVFLLVDAAEGPLPQTRFVLRKAFEKKLKPVVVINKIDRPDARIPDVHNMIFDLFMELGADDATMDFPLIYASGKQGIATRDLSKPGTDLHPLFDAILEKIDPPVVTMDGPLQMQVVSLEYSDYVGRIAVGKINRGTVKKNQRVKLIKQKDGRIIDDTIVQVLEYERLGKKKWNRFPLATLSLWLGWMMWISAIP, encoded by the coding sequence TTGGCAGTTATTGCCCACGTTGACCATGGCAAAACCACCATGGTGGATCAAATGTTACGCCAATCGGGCCAGTTTCGCTCTGAAGAACTGGACAAATTGGTGGGGGGCCAGCATGGCCTCATTATGGACTCAAACGATCTCGAACGAGAGCGTGGGATTACCATTTTAGGCAAAAATATTGCCATCCGTTTAGGCAACATCAAAGTCAATCTCATGGATACGCCCGGCCACGCCGATTTCGGCGGGGAAGTCGAGCGGATTCTGTTGATGGCCGACGGGGTCTTTCTGCTGGTCGATGCCGCGGAAGGTCCACTGCCACAAACGCGGTTCGTACTTCGCAAAGCATTCGAAAAGAAACTGAAGCCGGTGGTGGTGATCAACAAGATCGACCGCCCCGATGCACGTATTCCTGATGTCCACAACATGATCTTTGACCTGTTCATGGAATTGGGCGCGGATGATGCAACGATGGACTTCCCCCTGATTTATGCTTCTGGCAAACAGGGCATCGCCACCCGCGATCTGAGCAAGCCTGGCACCGACCTGCACCCACTGTTCGATGCGATTCTGGAAAAAATCGACCCGCCTGTGGTGACCATGGATGGCCCCTTGCAGATGCAGGTTGTATCGCTGGAATACAGTGATTACGTGGGGCGAATTGCCGTCGGAAAGATCAACCGCGGTACCGTCAAAAAGAACCAGCGGGTCAAACTGATCAAGCAGAAAGATGGCCGTATCATCGACGACACCATCGTCCAGGTGCTGGAATACGAGAGACTGGGCAAAAAGAAGTGGAATCGCTTTCCGCTGGCGACATTGTCGCTTTGGTTGGGCTGGATGATGTGGATATCGGCGATACCGTGA
- a CDS encoding TIGR02996 domain-containing protein, translated as MSEEEALLKAIQLSPADTTVRLVYADWLEDRGDPRAEFLRLQNQLAKVLDRLQHVRAGLSREWIQTVEVCRDVVLHSFTPENRRAVTKIVRLHSAMMMEEIRDLFAQLPAVILKNQSLVKAERVRQELEKVAVVTIEPSTD; from the coding sequence GTGAGTGAAGAAGAGGCGCTACTGAAGGCGATCCAACTTTCCCCGGCTGACACTACCGTCAGGCTGGTGTACGCCGACTGGCTGGAAGACCGAGGTGATCCACGTGCAGAGTTCTTGCGACTTCAAAACCAACTTGCTAAGGTTCTCGACCGGCTCCAACATGTGCGAGCAGGGCTGTCCCGTGAATGGATTCAGACTGTTGAGGTCTGCCGGGATGTTGTGTTGCACTCGTTCACACCTGAGAATCGCCGTGCGGTAACCAAAATCGTGCGATTACACTCTGCTATGATGATGGAAGAGATTCGGGACCTGTTCGCACAGCTACCTGCGGTGATACTTAAAAATCAATCTTTGGTGAAAGCGGAACGTGTTCGGCAGGAGTTGGAAAAAGTAGCTGTGGTCACCATTGAGCCGTCAACGGATTGA
- a CDS encoding TfoX/Sxy family protein has translation MALSEEFLQYVLDQYATWGGVTARKMFGGAGLYRDGKMFGLVADDLVYLKVDDSNRDEYLEAGSHAFQPYPDKPMTMSYYLLPPEVLQNPTILMDWSHRSLAIQLKTKKKKKK, from the coding sequence ATGGCCCTTTCCGAAGAGTTTCTGCAATATGTGCTGGATCAGTACGCCACATGGGGCGGGGTAACCGCACGTAAGATGTTTGGTGGTGCGGGTTTGTATCGCGATGGCAAAATGTTTGGCCTGGTTGCAGACGATCTTGTCTACCTGAAGGTCGATGACAGCAATCGTGATGAGTATCTCGAAGCTGGCTCCCACGCCTTCCAGCCATATCCAGACAAACCGATGACGATGTCCTACTATCTCCTCCCACCAGAAGTGCTGCAAAACCCCACCATATTGATGGACTGGTCCCATCGCTCCCTGGCAATCCAGTTGAAAACCAAGAAAAAGAAGAAGAAATAA